A genomic region of Mycolicibacterium poriferae contains the following coding sequences:
- a CDS encoding arylsulfatase, translating to MPNGKPNILVIWGDDIGITNLSCYSDGLMGYRTPNIDRIAAEGMRFTDSYGEQSCTAGRSSFITGQSVYRTGLSKVGMPGVDVGMSPEDPTIATLLKPLGYATGQFGKNHLGDLNKYLPTAHGFDEFFGNLYHLNAEEEPEHPDYPTEEEAPRLRKAMLPRGVIKSWATDEASDEVDERFGPLGKQRIEDTGPLTKKRMETVDDETTGAAIDFIKRQTAADTPFFVWMNMTHMHFRTHTKPESLGQAGRWQSPYHDTMVDHDKHVGLLLDCLDELGIAEDTIVVYSTDNGPHANTWPDGATTPFRSEKNTGWEGAFRVPEMVRWPGKIEAGVVSNEIIQHHDWLPTFLTAAGESSIVEKLKQGHTIDDKTYHVHIDGYDLLPYLTGEVDKSPRRGLIYFSDDCDVLGIRLDNWKVVFMEQRCQGTLQIWFEPFTELRAPKIFNLRTDPFEHADVTSNTYWDWFLDHDYIAFMANALVLEFLETFKEFPPRKEPASFTITNAVDKLNNYLETIGG from the coding sequence ATGCCGAACGGGAAACCCAACATCCTGGTGATCTGGGGTGACGACATCGGGATCACCAACCTCAGTTGCTACAGCGACGGACTGATGGGCTATCGCACCCCCAACATCGACCGCATCGCCGCCGAAGGCATGCGCTTCACCGACTCGTACGGCGAACAGAGCTGCACGGCGGGCCGCTCGTCGTTCATCACCGGCCAGAGCGTGTACCGCACCGGCCTGTCCAAGGTCGGTATGCCGGGCGTCGACGTGGGCATGTCACCCGAGGACCCGACGATCGCGACGCTGCTCAAGCCGCTGGGGTACGCCACCGGACAGTTCGGCAAGAACCACCTCGGCGACCTCAACAAGTATCTGCCGACTGCGCACGGTTTCGACGAGTTCTTCGGCAACCTGTACCACCTCAACGCCGAGGAGGAACCTGAGCACCCGGATTACCCCACCGAGGAGGAGGCTCCGCGGCTGCGCAAGGCGATGCTGCCGCGGGGCGTCATCAAGTCGTGGGCCACCGACGAGGCCTCCGACGAAGTCGACGAGCGGTTCGGCCCGCTGGGCAAACAGCGCATCGAGGATACTGGGCCACTGACCAAGAAGCGGATGGAAACGGTCGACGACGAGACCACCGGTGCGGCGATCGACTTCATCAAGCGCCAGACCGCGGCCGACACCCCGTTCTTCGTCTGGATGAACATGACCCACATGCACTTCCGGACCCACACCAAGCCGGAAAGTCTCGGCCAGGCCGGCCGGTGGCAGTCGCCGTACCACGACACGATGGTCGACCACGACAAGCATGTCGGCCTGCTGCTCGACTGCCTCGACGAGCTCGGCATCGCCGAGGACACCATCGTCGTGTACTCCACCGACAACGGCCCGCACGCCAACACCTGGCCGGACGGCGCGACCACACCGTTCCGCAGTGAGAAGAACACCGGGTGGGAGGGCGCCTTCCGGGTGCCCGAGATGGTGCGCTGGCCGGGGAAGATCGAAGCCGGGGTGGTGTCCAACGAGATCATCCAGCACCACGACTGGCTGCCGACCTTCCTAACCGCCGCCGGCGAGTCCTCGATCGTGGAGAAACTCAAGCAGGGGCACACGATCGACGACAAGACCTACCACGTGCACATCGACGGGTACGACCTGTTGCCGTACCTGACCGGCGAGGTGGACAAGAGCCCGCGCCGCGGCCTGATCTACTTCTCCGACGACTGCGACGTGCTCGGCATCCGGCTGGACAATTGGAAGGTCGTGTTCATGGAGCAGCGTTGCCAGGGCACGCTGCAGATCTGGTTCGAGCCGTTCACTGAGCTGCGCGCGCCCAAGATCTTCAACCTGCGCACCGACCCGTTCGAGCATGCCGATGTCACGTCGAACACCTACTGGGACTGGTTCCTCGACCACGACTACATCGCGTTCATGGCCAATGCCCTCGTTCTGGAGTTCCTGGAGACCTTCAAGGAGTTTCCGCCGCGTAAGGAACCGGCGTCGTTCACCATCACCAACGCCGTCGACAAACTCAACAACTACCTCGAGACCATCGGCGGCTGA
- a CDS encoding HAD family hydrolase, with translation MAGLESWHDGAAKAAIVDFVGRAVRDVAPQERVAVFDNDGTLWCEKPAYIQLDFLVRRLAEQVAADPTLTDNPAYRAAAAGDLAWFGDAVTQHYNGDDSALKVLAGAVLSAYAGLTVEEHAERVNAFFADATHPTLGVPYTACGYRPMVELLQYLEAHGFTNYIASGGGRDFMRPITTQMYGVPPERVIGSSVGLDFVDGNLKTTSTPEFLNDGPVKAVRIWGRVGRRPIFAAGNSNGDIAMMEYATAAPNPSLALLVRHDDGEREFDYVAGAEKSLQLAEANGWTVASMRNDWTTVFDGR, from the coding sequence GTGGCGGGACTCGAGTCCTGGCACGACGGTGCGGCGAAGGCGGCGATCGTCGACTTCGTCGGTCGTGCCGTGCGCGACGTCGCACCGCAGGAGCGCGTCGCGGTGTTCGACAACGACGGCACGCTGTGGTGTGAGAAGCCGGCCTACATCCAGCTGGACTTCCTGGTCCGCCGGCTGGCCGAACAGGTCGCGGCGGACCCGACCCTGACCGACAACCCGGCCTACCGCGCAGCCGCCGCGGGCGATCTCGCGTGGTTCGGCGACGCGGTCACCCAGCATTACAACGGTGATGACTCAGCGTTGAAAGTGCTTGCCGGCGCGGTGTTGTCGGCCTACGCCGGCCTCACCGTCGAGGAGCACGCCGAACGGGTCAACGCGTTCTTCGCCGATGCGACACACCCGACGCTCGGGGTCCCCTACACCGCATGCGGTTACCGGCCGATGGTCGAGTTGCTGCAGTATCTCGAGGCCCACGGGTTCACCAATTACATCGCCTCCGGCGGCGGCCGCGACTTCATGCGTCCGATCACCACGCAGATGTACGGCGTCCCGCCCGAGCGGGTGATCGGAAGTTCGGTCGGGCTCGATTTCGTCGACGGCAACCTCAAGACCACCTCGACCCCGGAGTTCCTCAACGACGGACCCGTCAAGGCGGTGCGCATCTGGGGCCGGGTGGGACGGCGGCCGATCTTCGCGGCGGGCAACTCCAACGGTGACATCGCGATGATGGAGTACGCCACCGCCGCACCGAATCCCTCGCTGGCGCTGCTGGTGCGTCACGACGACGGCGAGCGCGAGTTCGATTACGTTGCCGGGGCTGAGAAATCGCTGCAACTCGCCGAAGCGAACGGCTGGACCGTCGCGAGCATGCGCAACGACTGGACGACCGTATTCGACGGGCGCTAG